The following proteins are encoded in a genomic region of Sesamum indicum cultivar Zhongzhi No. 13 linkage group LG8, S_indicum_v1.0, whole genome shotgun sequence:
- the LOC105169805 gene encoding probable protein phosphatase 2C 60, with protein MLSGLMNFLRACFRPRADRYVHTGSDASGRQDGLLWYKDSGQHFNGEFSMAVVQANNLLEDQSQLESGCLSSNDSGPYGTFVGIYDGHGGPETSRFINENLFQHLKRFTAEHQSMSVEVIRKAFQATEDGFFSVVSRQWPMKPQIAAVGSCCLVGVICGGTLYVANLGDSRAVLGRLVKATGEVLAIQLSAEHNASIEAVREELQSLHPDDSQIVVLKHNVWRVKGLIQVSRSIGDVYLKKAEYNREPLYQKFRLREPFKRPILSAEPSITVHQLLPHDQFIIFASDGLWEHLTNQEAVDLVQNHPRNGSARRLVKAALQEAAKKREMRYSDLKKIDRGVRRHFHDDITVVVVFLDSHLVSRASSVRSPNVSVKGGGINVPPNFLAPCTTPTEPVAT; from the exons ATGTTATCTGGGTTAATGAACTTTTTGAGGGCCTGTTTTCGGCCAAGGGCAGATCGATATGTTCACACAGGTTCGGATGCCAGTGGTCGGCAAGATGGGCTTCTCTGGTACAAGGATTCGGGGCAACATTTTAATGGAGAGTTTTCAATGGCTGTAGTTCAAGCAAATAATTTACTAGAGGATCAGAGCCAACTTGAATCGGGTTGTTTGAGCTCAAATGATTCAGGACCCTATGGCACTTTTGTGGGGATTTATGATGGACATGGTGGTCCGGAGACCTCTCGATTTATCAACGAGAACCTCTTCCAACATCTAAAGA GGTTCACAGCGGAGCATCAATCTATGTCGGTGGAGGTTATTCGGAAGGCATTTCAAGCGACAGAAGATGGTTTCTTCTCAGTTGTTAGCAGACAATGGCCCATGAAACCACAGATTGCAGCAGTTGGCTCTTGCTGTCTTGTAGGGGTCATCTGCGGTGGAACTCTTTATGTTGCCAACCTTGGTGATTCCCGTGCTGTTTTGGGGAGACTTGTCAAGGCTACAGGGGAAGTACTAGCTATTCAACTCTCAGCTGAGCATAATGCGAGTATTGAGGCTGTGAGAGAGGAGCTGCAGTCTCTACACCCTGATGACTCACAAATTGTAGTTCTAAAGCATAATGTATGGCGCGTGAAGGGTCTTATACAG GTCTCCAGATCAATTGGAGATGTGTATCTAAAAAAGGCTGAATACAACAGGGAACCATTATATCAAAAGTTTCGACTTCGTGAACCTTTCAAAAGACCGATTTTGAGTGCAGAACCATCAATTACAGTGCACCAGTTGCTGCCTCATGATCAGTTCATTATATTTGCATCAGATGGCCTTTGGGAGCACCTCACCAACCAAGAAGCAGTTGATCTAGTCCAAAATCATCCGCGCAAT GGGAGTGCTAGGAGGTTAGTTAAAGCAGCACTGCAAGAGGCAGCAAAGAAGAGGGAGATGAGGTACTCAgacttgaaaaaaattgaccgTGGAGTTCGCCGACATTTCCACGATGACATTACAGTCGTCGTTGTGTTTCTCGACTCACACCTTGTGAGCAGGGCTAGTTCAGTCCGTAGTCCTAATGTATCTGTGAAAGGCGGCGGCATCAATGTCCCTCCCAACTTTCTTGCACCTTGCACCACGCCGACAGAACCGGTGGCAACTTGA
- the LOC105169807 gene encoding uncharacterized protein LOC105169807, giving the protein MGCVASRLEQEEEVVSICRERKNQLKLAVERRYALADAHYRYCQSLFGVSAAINLFVARHSSPPSPFYITFPPPSPPKENVVSNPLFLQQTPSEPTKEAIACEPCSPSTSSISSEEECEEKNENEKEEEQVCGYFYMDMPQAMPSPQRDFGWDFFNPFNSVTRPEIINTYNRLSEEDLRVVREQEGIPELEDEEGEGGLEEERNAVVKKEALIEEEKQHGVEVVNAVESGNVSQGEQQVEKGLTVIDTPVRGRELLEALKDIEDHFIRAYDSGKDVSRMLECNRVHVQSNLEEIKESSTKLIQAITWRSTSRSSSCKSLVATGPKSSSTWKEFNNDLFDDYGGMASGSHSLTLGRLYAWEKKLYEEVKDGDSIRRIYERKCNHLRNQDVRGDEGLSVDKTRAAVKDLYSRILVAIRSAETISNQIDKLRDEELEPQIRELLQGMMGTWKIMSESHEIQNKIIFEVKTFTCPSYGKFCNESHQLATLQLETELVNWRACFIEYIAAQKGYIDALHGWLSKFVAPEVEFYSRGRNSAPPSQSNGPPLLKVCHDWLDSMNKLPDKAVSFAIKSCAKDVRALWLQQGVEQQQKRKVDSLSKELDKKIIAFQKADNRISEFRLTEKNAALELDHQAQSLVERKDMLENFRKRVDFEKEKHHNCMQETERITLNGFQAGFCRVFESMTEFSRAALKMYNDLSTIQNAEEVGKPPSCIEGSQVEENFRR; this is encoded by the exons ATGGGTTGTGTTGCTTCAAGATtagaacaagaagaagaagtggTTTCCATATGTAGAGAAAGGAAAAACCAACTCAAATTAGCCGTGGAGAGAAGATATGCTCTTGCAGATGCACATTACAGATATTGTCAATCCTTGTTTGGAGTCTCAGCAGCCATAAATCTCTTCGTTGCTCGCCATTCTTCACCCCCTTCACCATTTTACATAACATTTCCACCACCTTCTCCCCCAAAGGAAAATGTGGTTTCAAACCCTTTATTTCTTCAGCAAACGCCGTCTGAACCAACTAAAGAAGCCATTGCTTGTGAGCCATGCAGTCCTTCTACAAGTTCAATCTCTTCCGAGGAAGAGTGTGAGGAGAAGAATGAGAacgagaaagaagaagaacaagttTGTGGATATTTCTACATGGATATGCCTCAGGCAATGCCCTCACCCCAGAGGGACTTTGGGTGGGATTTCTTTAACCCTTTCAATAGCGTGACAAGGccagaaataattaatacttatAATAGGCTTTCTGAGGAGGATTTAAGGGTTGTGAGGGAGCAAGAAGGAATCCCAGAGCTTGAAGATGAAGAAGGGGAAGGAGGATTGGAGGAAGAGAGAAATGCTGTGGTGAAAAAAGAAGCACTTATTGAAGAGGAGAAGCAGCATGGGGTTGAAGTTGTTAATGCAGTGGAGAGTGGTAACGTGAGCCAGGGGGAGCAGCAAGTAGAGAAGGGGCTGACTGTTATTGATACACCAGTTAGAGGGAGAGAACTGTTGGAGGCTTTAAAAGACATTGAAGACCATTTTATCAGGGCTTATGATTCTGGAAAGGATGTTTCCAGGATGCTAGAGTGCAACAGGGTGCATGTACAGTCTAATCTGGAGGAAATAAAAG AAAGCTCAACAAAATTGATCCAAGCAATCACATGGCGGTCTACTTCCCGTTCATCATCATGTAAGAGTTTGGTAGCAACTGGTCCTAAAAGCTCTTCCACATGGAAAGAATTTAACAACGATTTGTTTGATGATTATGGAGGAATGGCTTCCGGAAGCCACTCGTTAACGTTGGGAAGGCTGTATGCCTGGGAAAAGAAACTCTACGAAGAAGTCAAG GACGGAGATAGCATCCGAAGAATTTATGAAAGGAAATGCAATCACCTCAGAAATCAAGATGTTAGAGGAGACGAAGGACTCTCAGTGGACAAAACAAGAGCAGCGGTCAAAGATCTGTACAGCAGGATTCTTGTGGCAATTCGCAGTGCTGAAACAATTTCAAACCAAATTGATAAATTGAGAGATGAAGAACTAGAGCCGCAAATAAGGGAATTACTTCAAGG TATGATGGGAACCTGGAAAATTATGTCGGAGTCTCATGAAATCCAGAACAAGATTATATTTGAAGTGAAAACTTTTACCTGCCCATCTTACGGAAAATTCTGCAATGAATCTCACCAGCTTGCAACACTACAGCTGGAAACAGAGCTTGTGAACTGGCGTGCGTGTTTCATAGAGTACATTGCAGCTCAAAAGGGTTATATTGACGCCCTTCATGGATGGCTGTCAAAATTTGTTGCACCTGAAGTTGAATTTTACTCCAGGGGCAGGAATTCTGCTCCCCCATCTCAATCAAATGGCCCTCCACTTCTCAAAGTCTGCCATGATTGGTTGGATTCCATGAACAAGTTACCAGATAAGGCAGTTTCATTCGCAATAAAGAGCTGCGCAAAGGATGTTAGAGCTTTATGGCTTCAGCAAGGAGTGGAACAACAACAAAAGAGGAAAGTTGACAGTCTTTCCAAAGAACTagataaaaagataatagcCTTCCAGAAAGCTGATAACAGGATCTCTGAGTTCAGGCTGACAGAAAAAAATGCAGCGCTGGAGTTGGATCATCAGGCTCAATCTTTGGTGGAGCGCAAGGACATGCTGGAAAATTTCCGAAAAAGGGTTGATTTTGAGAAGGAGAAACACCACAACTGCATGCAAGAAACTGAGAGGATCACCTTAAATGGTTTCCAGGCAGGGTTTTGCAGGGTATTCGAGTCTATGACAGAATTCTCGCGGGCAGCTCTGAAAATGTATAATGATCTCAGCACTATTCAGAATGCTGAAGAAGTTGGGAAACCACCATCTTGTATAGAGGGTTCAcaagttgaagaaaattttagaagatGA
- the LOC105169808 gene encoding protein CHAPERONE-LIKE PROTEIN OF POR1, chloroplastic-like isoform X1, with protein sequence MATALSVRPTRAISGSDRLRPASFHRPAPEPIVKVGRRGPWGVLFSRRVLAAPLQAGSRADDSAPFEMSVENALKVLGVSEGASFDDILRAKNSIIASCKDDEQTIAQVEAAYDMLLMQSLSRRRAGKVVNSSIRYADVKSINSPKMGSMPKWLQTSVKKSPISVEAPSTSELGVQAGVYGALMVLTYANGASPSSTIPYGGSDVPGLILATSFGASLYFMTKKNIKLGKATVITIGGLVAGAVVGSAVENWLQVDIVPFVGINTPATVVSEFILFSQFLVSLYLR encoded by the exons ATGGCCACGGCGCTTTCCGTCCGCCCCACCCGCGCTATCTCCGGTTCGGACCGGCTCAGACCCGCGTCTTTCCACCGCCCTGCCCCAGAACCGATAGTTAAGGTGGGCCGCCGAGGTCCATGGGGGGTGCTGTTCAGCCGCCGCGTATTAGCCGCACCGCTGCAAGCCGGCTCGCGAGCTGATGACTCTGCCCCGTTCGAGATGTCGGTAGAAAATGCCCTCAAAGTACTGGGTGTATCCGAGGGTGCATCTTTCGACGATATTCTTCGAGCAAAGAATTCAATCATCGCTTCTTGTAAAGATGACGAACAAACAATTGCTCAG GTAGAGGCTGCATATGATATGCTGCTAATGCAGAGTTTATCACGGCGGAGAGCGGGGAAAGTTGTAAATAGTAGCATTCGTTATGCTGATGTTAAATCTATAAATTCTCCTAAAATGGGGTCAATGCCCAAATGGCTTCAGACTTCTGTCAAGAAGTCACCCATATCAGTGGAAGCACCATCTACTAGCGAGTTAGGTGTGCAGGCGGGTGTATATGGAGCTCTGATGGTCTTGACCTATGCAAATGGAGCCTCGCCATCTTCCACAATACCATATGGGGGTTCTGATGTTCCTGGCCTTATTTTAGCCACTAGCTTTGGGGCATCCTTGTACTTCATGACTaagaaaaacatcaaattag GGAAGGCAACGGTCATAACAATCGGAGGGCTTGTGGCTGGTGCAGTGGTGGGCTCAGCAGTTGAGAATTGGTTACAGGTTGACATCGTCCCCTTTGTGGGAATAAACACTCCGGCTACAGTTGTGAGCGAATTTATACTCTTCTCACAATTTTTAGTCTCCTTGTACTTGAGATAG
- the LOC105169808 gene encoding uncharacterized protein LOC105169808 isoform X2, with protein sequence MATALSVRPTRAISGSDRLRPASFHRPAPEPIVKVGRRGPWGVLFSRRVLAAPLQAGSRADDSAPFEMSVENALKVLGVSEGASFDDILRAKNSIIASCKDDEQTIAQVEAAYDMLLMQSLSRRRAGKVVNSSIRYADVKSINSPKMGSMPKWLQTSVKKSPISVEAPSTSELGVQAGVYGALMVLTYANGASPSSTIPYGGSDVPGLILATSFGASLYFMTKKNIKLDAENRNLLGGSMSCIHIERNDNSLWEGNGHNNRRACGWCSGGLSS encoded by the exons ATGGCCACGGCGCTTTCCGTCCGCCCCACCCGCGCTATCTCCGGTTCGGACCGGCTCAGACCCGCGTCTTTCCACCGCCCTGCCCCAGAACCGATAGTTAAGGTGGGCCGCCGAGGTCCATGGGGGGTGCTGTTCAGCCGCCGCGTATTAGCCGCACCGCTGCAAGCCGGCTCGCGAGCTGATGACTCTGCCCCGTTCGAGATGTCGGTAGAAAATGCCCTCAAAGTACTGGGTGTATCCGAGGGTGCATCTTTCGACGATATTCTTCGAGCAAAGAATTCAATCATCGCTTCTTGTAAAGATGACGAACAAACAATTGCTCAG GTAGAGGCTGCATATGATATGCTGCTAATGCAGAGTTTATCACGGCGGAGAGCGGGGAAAGTTGTAAATAGTAGCATTCGTTATGCTGATGTTAAATCTATAAATTCTCCTAAAATGGGGTCAATGCCCAAATGGCTTCAGACTTCTGTCAAGAAGTCACCCATATCAGTGGAAGCACCATCTACTAGCGAGTTAGGTGTGCAGGCGGGTGTATATGGAGCTCTGATGGTCTTGACCTATGCAAATGGAGCCTCGCCATCTTCCACAATACCATATGGGGGTTCTGATGTTCCTGGCCTTATTTTAGCCACTAGCTTTGGGGCATCCTTGTACTTCATGACTaagaaaaacatcaaattag ATGCAGAAAATCGAAATCTGCTTGGAGGCTCAATGTCTTGCATTCATATTGAACGGAATGACAATTCCTTGTG GGAAGGCAACGGTCATAACAATCGGAGGGCTTGTGGCTGGTGCAGTGGTGGGCTCAGCAGTTGA
- the LOC105169809 gene encoding uncharacterized protein LOC105169809, whose product MLASWRPRPVLSTGCGNFRRGFCCRAEDQSVSVTQRQIKKKVVVVGSGWAGLGAAHHLCKQGFDVTVLEGGYELGPKTKSLSPDDAGIRGFWYPYRNIFNLVDELGLKPFTSWTKSAQYSEEGLEVEYPIFQESPQLPTPFGTLFNTQFVRLPFTDRLTSLPLMAAVIDFDNTDAAWRKYDPITAREILKQFGCSERLFRDVFDPLLQVGLFAPAEQCSAAATLGMLYYFVLANQKNFDLVWCRGTVRDKIFQPWTESMKIQGCRFLEGRKVTDVVVNEETGCISEVICEKESFKADAFILAVGVSTLQEIVQSSAALCGREEFQKVMKLNSTDLLTVKLWLDRKVKIPYASNVSSGYDGACAWTFFDLGAIYDEHKDSVLTIVQADLYHANDLLPLKDDKIVERVMSWLSRCIKEFENAIVVDKEIGRFPKFLTHYFPGSYKYMMRGSTSFPNLYMAGDWIVNRHGSWSQERCYVTGVEAANRVVEYVGEGDFGRIVGVEEDEAHIQTLRTFNRNLNDIRAQLPFSNYFLQ is encoded by the exons ATGTTGGCTTCTTGGAGGCCCCGGCCCGTTTTATCAACTGGTTGTGGTAATTTCAGGCGTGGGTTTTGCTGCAGAGCTGAGGATCAATCAGTTTCTGTTACTCAACGGCAGATCAAGAAGAAAGTTGTTGTCGTGGGTTCGGGCTGGGCTGGACTTGGTGCTGCTCACCACCTTTGCAAACAG GGATTTGATGTTACAGTTCTTGAAGGTGGATATGAACTTGGCCCCAAGACCAAGTCTCTCAGTCCTGATGATGCTGGTATTCGAG GTTTCTGGTATCCCTACcgtaatatatttaatctagtCGACGAGCTTGGTCTTAAACCCTTTACAAGTTGGACGAAATCGGCACAATATTCAGAAGAAGGTCTGGAG gTTGAGTATCCAATATTCCAAGAATCGCCACAGCTGCCGACTCCATTTGGGACATTATTCAACACCCAG TTTGTTCGCCTGCCCTTCACCGATCGGTTGACATCCCTTCCTCTGATGGCTGCAG TGATTGATTTTGACAACACAGATGCTGCTTGGAGAAAATATGATCCAA TCACTGCAAGGGAGATTTTGAAACAATTTGGATGCTCGGAGAGGCTGTTTCGGGATGTTTTCGACCCGTTGCTTCAAGTGGGATTGTTTGCTCCAGCTGAGCAATGTAGTGCTGCTGCAACTCTCGGAATGCTATATTATTTCGTTTTAGCAAACCAG AAAAATTTCGATTTGGTATGGTGTCGTGGAACAGTTAGAGATAAAATTTTCCAGCCGTGGACAGAATCCATGAAAATCCAAGGCTGCAGATTTCTGGAGGGTAGGAAAGTAACAGATGTAGTGGTTAATGAGGAAACAGGATGCATCTCTGAAGTTATATGTGAGAAAGAGAGTTTTAAGGCTGATGCCTTTATATTGGCTGTTGGAGTCTCCACCCTGCAGGAAATTGTCCAAAGCAG tgcAGCATTATGTGGAAGAGAAGAGTTCCAGAAAGTCATGAAATTGAACAGCACAGATTTGCTTACTGTTAAGCTTTGGCTTGACAGGAAG GTCAAAATTCCATATGCAAGCAATGTCTCCTCTGGATACGACGGTGCTTGTGCTTGGACATTTTTTGACTTGGGCGCAATATATGATGAGCATAAAGACAGTGTGTTAACAATCGTTCAAGCTGATTTA TATCATGCCAATGACTTGTTGCCTCTGAAAGATGATAAAATTGTTGAGAGAGTGATGTCTTGGCTTTCAAGGTGCATCAAGGAGTTTGAAAATGCTATAGTTGTCGATAAAGAAATCGGAAGATTTCCGAAATTCCTCACCCATTATTTCCCAG GTTCGTACAAGTACATGATGAGAGGATCTACATCTTTTCCTAACTTGTATATGGCTGGAGATTGGATAGTAAACCGTCACGGTTCATGGTCACAG GAAAGATGTTATGTGACTGGAGTTGAGGCTGCGAATAGAGTGGTGGAGTATGTAGGCGAAGGAGATTTTGGTAGAATAGTAGGTGTTGAGGAAGACGAAGCGCATATTCAGACACTCAGAACCTTCAATAGAAACCTCAACGACATAAGAGCACAGCTTCCATTCTCCAACTATTTTCTGCAGTGA
- the LOC105169810 gene encoding V-type proton ATPase subunit B1, translated as MGAENNIDMEEGTLEIGMEYRTVSGVAGPLVILDKVKGPKYQEIVNIRLGDGSTRRGQVLEVDGDKAVVQVFEGTSGIDNKYTTVQFTGEVLKTPVSLDMLGRIFNGSGKPIDNGPPILPEAYLDISGSSINPSERTYPEEMIQTGISTIDVMNSIARGQKIPLFSAAGLPHNEIAAQICRQAGLVKRLEKSEDLLGDHEEDNFAIVFAAMGVNMETAQFFKRDFEENGSMERVTLFLNLANDPTIERIITPRIALTTAEYLAYECGKHVLVILTDMSSYADALREVSAAREEVPGRRGYPGYMYTDLATIYERAGRIEGRKGSITQIPILTMPNDDITHPTPDLTGYITEGQIYIDRQLHNRQIYPPINVLPSLSRLMKSAIGEGMTRRDHSDVSNQLYANYAIGKDVQAMKAVVGEEALSSEDLLYLEFLDKFERKFVTQGAYDTRNVFQSLDLAWTLLRIFPWELLHRIPAKTLDQFYSRDASN; from the exons ATGGGTGCGGAAAATAACATTGACATGGAAGAGGGAACTTTGGAGATCGGAATGG AATATAGAACTGTCTCTGGAGTAGCTGGTCCTCTGGTTATCCTTGACAAAGTCAAG GGACCCAAGTACCAAGAAATTGTTAACATTCGGCTTGGAGATGGATCAACCCGACGTGGACAAGTCTTGGAGGTTGATGGAGACAAGGCTGTTGTTCAG GTGTTCGAAGGAACGTCTGGAATTGACAACAAGTATACAACTGTCCAGTTTACAGGAGAG GTCTTAAAAACACCTGTCTCATTGGATATGCTTGGTCGTATTTTTAATGGTTCCGGGAAACCCATTGATAATGGACCTCCTATTCTTCCTGAGGCTTACTTGGATATATCTG GGAGTTCTATTAATCCTAGTGAGAGAACCTATCCTGAAGAAATGATTCAGACAGGGATTTCAACTATTGATGTCATGAACTCAATTGCTCGAGGACAGAAAATTCCTCTTTTTTCTGCAGCTGGTCTTCCCCATAATGAAATAGCTGCTCAGATCTGTCGTCAGGCTGGTTTGGTGAAACGATTGGAGAAATCTGAAGACCTACTTGGG GATCATGAAGAGGATAATTTTGCCATTGTCTTTGCAGCTATGGGTGTTAACATGGAGACAGCTCAGTTCTTCAAACGTGACTTTGAGGAAAATGGATCCATGGAGAGAGTGACACTTTTCCTGAACTTG GCTAATGACCCAACAATAGAACGCATTATTACTCCTCGTATTGCTCTGACAACTGCAGAGTATTTAGCATATGAATGTGGGAAGCATGTTCTTGTCATATTGACAGATATGAGTTCTTATGCTGATGCCCTGCGTGAG GTGTCTGCTGCTCGAGAGGAAGTGCCTGGAAGGCGTGGATATCCTGGTTACATGTACACTGATCTGGCAACCATCTATGAACGTGCCGGACGTATTGAAGGACGAAAGGGATCCATTACTCAAATTCCTATTTTGACCATGCCCAACGATG ATATTACACATCCAACTCCAGATCTTACAGGTTATATTACCGAAGGCCAGATATATATTGACAGACAACTTCATAATAGGCAG ATATACCCTCCAATCAACGTTCTGCCATCCTTGTCTCGTCTAATGAAG AGTGCCATTGGTGAGGGCATGACTCGTAGGGATCATTCTGATGTGTCTAACCAG CTTTATGCAAACTATGCTATTGGTAAGGATGTTCAGGCAATGAAAGCTGTGGTCGGAGAAGAAGCACTTTCCTCAGAAGATCTG CTATATCTTGAGTTCCTTGACAAATTCGAGAGGAAATTTGTGACACAAGGGGCCTATGACACACGCAACGTTTTCCAGTCGCTGGATCTGGCATGGACACTACTCAGGATCTTTCCTTGGGAGCTTCTTCATCGTATTCCAGCAAAGACACTCGATCAATTCTACAGCAGGGATGCATCTAACTAA